A region from the Stutzerimonas stutzeri genome encodes:
- a CDS encoding HAD family hydrolase: MIEAVIFDVYGTLLQIGERRRPFRNLLKQARSQGRQPRADDARTLMTQNVGLAGAANLFGTQLGNVELATLELDLYAELASVRPYDDALRALESLKRAGLKVALCSNLATPYAIPAMLLLPEFDAYAWSFEVGAIKPEPAIYDHLVKRLDCKASSIAMIGDTLEADVLGPERLGVHGFHLRRDAIRGPDRFASLIEFADQILGMGTVTRT, from the coding sequence TTGATAGAAGCCGTAATTTTTGATGTCTATGGCACGCTCCTGCAAATCGGTGAACGGCGGCGGCCATTTCGCAACCTCTTAAAACAGGCACGCAGCCAAGGTCGTCAACCTAGGGCCGATGATGCCAGGACATTGATGACACAAAACGTGGGGCTGGCCGGCGCCGCCAATCTGTTTGGTACACAACTAGGTAACGTTGAGCTTGCTACTCTGGAGCTTGATCTCTACGCGGAACTGGCAAGCGTGCGTCCCTATGATGACGCTCTGCGGGCACTGGAAAGCCTTAAGAGAGCGGGGCTAAAAGTGGCGCTATGCTCCAACTTGGCTACCCCCTATGCCATACCAGCCATGTTGCTACTGCCTGAGTTTGACGCCTATGCCTGGAGCTTCGAGGTGGGCGCGATCAAACCGGAGCCGGCGATCTACGATCATCTGGTAAAGCGGTTGGATTGCAAAGCGTCTTCCATTGCTATGATTGGCGATACATTGGAGGCCGATGTGCTCGGTCCCGAAAGGCTGGGAGTGCATGGCTTCCACCTACGGCGCGATGCCATCCGTGGTCCTGACCGATTCGCTAGCCTGATCGAATTTGCAGACCAAATTTTGGGCATGGGGACTGTCACTAGAACGTAG
- a CDS encoding helix-turn-helix domain-containing protein: protein MDKLAKALGERIRVQRKACRISQDALALACNIDRSYVGRIERGEVNITVEKLYRIARVLACDPCGLLPQVSEL from the coding sequence ATGGACAAGTTGGCGAAAGCGTTAGGGGAACGCATCCGAGTGCAGAGGAAGGCCTGCCGGATTTCCCAGGATGCACTGGCGCTGGCGTGCAATATCGACCGCAGCTACGTAGGGCGAATCGAACGTGGCGAGGTCAACATCACCGTCGAGAAGCTGTATCGCATCGCAAGGGTGCTTGCATGCGATCCATGTGGCCTACTGCCTCAGGTGTCAGAGCTTTAG
- a CDS encoding integrase: MNAVVQSIGSVFSSGQFSEICEPDNALHQYGKPAPGFVLCRDGTGTATAVYADAVWDFNPYRLSAKKIGKIYFDTVFDEGGAEQKALIEEAKYLLYCLIYFAGGGRLGKLSVTTLYQYWVVLRIAMQFCLEQKQRPLVGTLSLQQLLTVPVYLAAFIREKTFDHGFLSGILQGLARAGSARLGYAVVNPNSFYLKRPGSNQHPVIPTRIYLNIINFTGDLLDHIRQGVGRFEDFIACFADEHYGVAHSRQKTRGLGGKAHWRPDMTQALKDHGLNLVFSGEFECSHKRNLQRVLLNMQYVAKTVIHLYTGMRDQEVLRMPYRCLSDQVVRQAVVDEQGVERDKSQAVSVLSTTTKLTGYKKEGAWFAPSEVIKAVEVAQAICRGLARLYQIELDDRCPLFLNPSVLTFTRNNAEVGVTNFEARKKVKSVLRTLLIQAEDLQELTQSDPSRDFYNDPEFAVGQPWPLSSHQFRRSLAFYGSSSGFVSLPVLRTQYKHMTIEMSRYYANHYGNLRTIFGYYDENKKDFVLPSNHFAFEYQMAMPMSVANQLIADLLLSEEPLFGGTGSYMEKQKERVKAGEIQIEDVREDTRQRVKNGAISYRQTLLGGCTKVGRCDSFMLGDYTECLSCEGAIIKPLKLNAAIEDATNELSQYVEGSGEYQIVAGDIERLMAFKARLVDTVEL, encoded by the coding sequence TTGAATGCGGTTGTCCAGTCGATCGGCAGTGTGTTTTCGAGCGGTCAGTTCTCCGAAATTTGTGAGCCGGATAATGCGCTGCATCAGTATGGCAAGCCTGCGCCCGGCTTTGTACTCTGTCGTGATGGGACTGGTACTGCCACGGCGGTGTACGCTGACGCAGTATGGGACTTTAACCCATACCGGCTGAGTGCAAAGAAAATCGGGAAGATTTACTTTGACACGGTGTTCGACGAAGGCGGGGCAGAGCAGAAGGCGCTGATAGAGGAGGCTAAGTATCTGCTCTACTGCCTGATCTACTTTGCCGGTGGCGGGCGACTCGGGAAGCTGAGTGTAACCACGCTCTATCAGTATTGGGTTGTGCTGCGCATTGCCATGCAATTCTGTCTTGAGCAGAAGCAAAGGCCTTTGGTGGGTACGCTGTCCTTGCAGCAACTCCTTACCGTCCCGGTGTATCTGGCAGCCTTTATTCGTGAAAAGACATTTGATCACGGGTTTCTTTCAGGGATTTTGCAAGGCTTGGCCAGGGCGGGCAGCGCACGGTTGGGATACGCCGTAGTTAATCCAAATAGTTTTTACCTAAAGAGGCCGGGTAGTAATCAGCATCCCGTCATTCCAACACGAATTTATCTGAATATAATCAATTTTACCGGCGATCTGCTTGATCATATACGCCAAGGTGTCGGGCGTTTCGAAGACTTTATCGCGTGCTTTGCCGATGAGCATTATGGCGTTGCTCATTCTCGGCAGAAAACTCGCGGCCTTGGCGGCAAAGCGCATTGGCGGCCCGATATGACGCAGGCACTCAAGGATCACGGCCTGAATTTGGTGTTTTCCGGTGAGTTTGAGTGCTCTCACAAACGTAATCTGCAACGTGTCTTGCTCAACATGCAATATGTGGCAAAGACGGTCATCCATCTCTATACGGGTATGCGCGATCAGGAAGTGCTGCGAATGCCGTATCGCTGTTTGTCCGATCAGGTTGTCAGGCAGGCTGTTGTTGATGAGCAGGGCGTTGAGCGGGATAAGTCACAGGCGGTAAGTGTTCTCTCGACCACCACTAAGCTCACCGGCTATAAGAAAGAAGGCGCATGGTTTGCGCCGAGCGAAGTCATCAAGGCGGTCGAAGTGGCTCAGGCGATTTGTCGCGGACTCGCCAGGCTTTACCAAATCGAACTGGATGATCGTTGCCCGCTGTTTCTGAATCCGTCCGTTCTGACTTTTACAAGGAACAACGCCGAGGTTGGCGTGACAAATTTTGAGGCTCGTAAGAAGGTAAAGAGTGTTTTGCGGACACTATTGATCCAGGCAGAGGACTTGCAGGAACTGACGCAAAGCGACCCGTCGCGGGATTTCTATAATGACCCTGAGTTTGCAGTCGGCCAGCCTTGGCCGCTGAGCAGTCACCAGTTCCGGCGCTCGCTGGCCTTTTACGGCAGCAGCAGTGGATTTGTCTCGTTGCCGGTGCTGCGCACGCAGTACAAGCACATGACGATTGAAATGTCCCGTTATTACGCCAATCACTACGGTAATCTTCGCACCATTTTTGGCTACTACGACGAAAATAAGAAAGACTTTGTGCTGCCCAGCAATCACTTCGCTTTCGAGTATCAGATGGCCATGCCTATGTCGGTGGCGAACCAGTTGATTGCCGATCTTTTATTAAGTGAAGAGCCGTTGTTCGGTGGCACCGGATCATACATGGAGAAACAAAAAGAGCGGGTCAAGGCGGGCGAAATTCAAATCGAAGATGTTCGTGAAGATACAAGGCAAAGAGTGAAGAACGGTGCAATTAGCTATCGCCAGACGCTGCTGGGTGGTTGTACAAAAGTGGGCCGCTGTGACTCTTTCATGCTCGGTGACTACACAGAGTGTTTGTCCTGCGAGGGCGCGATAATTAAGCCTTTAAAGCTAAATGCTGCGATTGAGGACGCAACTAATGAGTTATCACAATACGTAGAGGGCTCGGGCGAATATCAAATTGTGGCGGGCGATATTGAGCGCTTAATGGCTTTCAAGGCCCGCCTTGTCGACACGGTGGAGCTTTAG
- the tnpC gene encoding Tn3 family transposase post-transcriptional regulator TnpC, translating to MINVPPAAFRVTPYGEVDAVALENLRDGFDASQLLRLVDRLDACLLELGGTTAIRDELLRLHAMALTIVEGIALTVPAENACIWAEAESLQMDLEALVSWARTAQLLLAPLINLAPIHEA from the coding sequence ATGATCAATGTTCCTCCCGCAGCCTTTCGCGTTACACCGTACGGCGAAGTCGATGCGGTGGCGTTGGAAAACCTGCGCGACGGCTTCGACGCCTCTCAACTGCTCCGGCTGGTTGATCGATTGGACGCCTGCTTGCTGGAACTGGGCGGAACCACCGCCATTCGCGACGAGCTGCTGAGATTGCATGCGATGGCTCTGACGATAGTTGAGGGCATCGCCCTTACGGTGCCTGCCGAGAATGCTTGTATCTGGGCAGAGGCCGAATCTCTACAGATGGATCTTGAAGCGCTGGTTTCCTGGGCTCGCACTGCTCAGCTCCTCCTTGCGCCGCTTATAAATCTCGCACCAATCCACGAGGCATGA
- a CDS encoding DEAD/DEAH box helicase — protein MSRSLRSWQNSCITKALEHFTVTQHFFCQATPGAGKTRMAAELTSRLLQQDRIDLVLCFAPSCQVVEGFRSTFSEVLGRRLDGQMGAVGAAYTYQAMEYRDEGFWQLLDDYRVLVVFDEIHHCAGHDPLLSNAWGQQILHRIQDRAVFTLALSGTPWRSDDKAIALARYSSPEGHLICDYRYGLKDAIADGVCRSPRIVLLDNQKVKLTEELGADSSVRLFPSIAKLLGESPVTYEELLRHDDVINPILDLGYSKLNELRQIKPDAAGLVVATDIEHAQQIAQALEAMGEECRIVTNKTPDAQQVINAFRSNTCRWIVAVGMISEGTDIPRLQVCCYLSRIRTELHYRQVLGRVLRRTGESDDQAWLFKLAEPTLQGFAERIADDLPDDLAVLRDVQIPGFNPDSRPEPMGASGHVEGIDGAGLGGAEPGIGSQATNIISLGGYATEPAYHVSFSQHYRQQLLACF, from the coding sequence ATGAGCAGATCGCTACGCAGCTGGCAGAACAGCTGCATCACCAAGGCGTTGGAGCACTTTACCGTCACGCAGCACTTCTTCTGCCAGGCAACGCCGGGAGCCGGGAAGACGCGCATGGCCGCGGAGCTGACAAGCCGACTGCTTCAGCAGGACAGAATTGACCTGGTGCTGTGCTTTGCGCCGTCCTGCCAGGTCGTGGAGGGCTTTCGTTCGACTTTTTCGGAAGTGCTAGGCAGACGTCTCGATGGCCAGATGGGTGCCGTGGGGGCGGCCTATACCTATCAGGCCATGGAATACCGTGATGAGGGATTCTGGCAGCTTCTTGATGACTATCGGGTGCTTGTGGTCTTCGATGAAATCCACCATTGCGCCGGCCACGATCCGCTCCTCAGCAATGCCTGGGGGCAGCAGATACTGCACCGGATACAGGATCGCGCTGTCTTCACGTTGGCTCTGTCTGGCACGCCCTGGCGTTCGGACGACAAGGCCATTGCCTTGGCTCGCTATTCGTCGCCCGAAGGGCATTTGATCTGCGATTACCGCTATGGTTTGAAAGACGCCATTGCCGACGGCGTGTGCCGATCCCCTCGCATTGTGTTGCTCGATAATCAGAAGGTGAAACTCACTGAAGAACTTGGCGCGGATAGCTCCGTCAGGCTGTTTCCCAGCATCGCCAAGCTTTTGGGGGAGTCACCTGTCACCTATGAGGAACTGCTGCGCCATGACGACGTGATCAATCCAATCCTCGACCTTGGCTACAGCAAGCTCAACGAGCTACGCCAGATCAAGCCTGATGCCGCCGGCTTGGTGGTGGCTACCGACATCGAACACGCTCAGCAAATAGCCCAGGCTCTGGAAGCAATGGGTGAAGAGTGCCGTATCGTGACCAACAAAACCCCGGATGCGCAGCAGGTGATCAATGCATTCCGCAGCAACACCTGCCGCTGGATTGTCGCCGTAGGAATGATCAGCGAAGGCACCGACATTCCACGCTTGCAAGTGTGCTGCTATCTCAGCCGTATCCGCACCGAACTGCATTACCGGCAAGTGCTGGGGCGGGTACTGCGACGCACAGGTGAATCGGATGACCAGGCATGGCTATTCAAGCTGGCAGAGCCGACGCTTCAGGGCTTTGCGGAGCGAATTGCAGATGACTTGCCGGATGACCTAGCGGTTTTGAGAGATGTGCAGATACCTGGATTTAATCCAGACTCAAGGCCTGAGCCGATGGGTGCTTCGGGCCATGTCGAGGGTATCGATGGTGCTGGGTTAGGTGGCGCAGAACCTGGTATTGGGTCGCAGGCTACGAACATCATTTCGCTGGGTGGCTATGCAACTGAGCCCGCTTACCACGTCAGCTTTTCCCAGCATTACCGGCAGCAGCTACTGGCTTGTTTTTGA
- a CDS encoding IS3 family transposase (programmed frameshift) yields MSNQRYPEEFKIEAVKHITERGLRVADVAERLGVSAHSLYAWVKRYSKPQIQRQQVDDQQAELRRLRAELKRVTEERDIPKKGRRVLCQGVRLKYAVISKLSVEYPVRRLCQTLQVHPSGYYAWLAEPKSARAKEDQRLLGLIKHAWLESGGVYGYRKIHDDLRELGESCGRHRVARLMRREGLRSQTGYRRRPGYYGGKPPVASPNRLERQFNVSEPNKVWVTDITYIRTYEGWLYLAVVLDLFSRQVIGWSMKPRMCSDLAIDALLMAVWRRKPKQEVMIHSDQGSQFSSSDWQSFLKANNLISSMSRRGNCHDNAVAESFFQLLKRERIRRKTYGTREEARSDVFDYIEMFYNPKRRHSSAMQLSPVEFEKRYFQSLESV; encoded by the exons ATGAGCAACCAGCGTTACCCCGAAGAATTCAAGATTGAAGCGGTCAAGCACATCACTGAACGCGGCTTGCGCGTTGCTGATGTAGCAGAGCGTCTAGGCGTGTCCGCGCACAGCCTGTACGCCTGGGTAAAGCGCTACAGCAAACCCCAAATACAGCGGCAGCAGGTAGATGATCAGCAGGCTGAGCTGCGTCGCTTGCGCGCGGAACTCAAGCGGGTGACCGAAGAGCGAGACATCC CTAAAAAAGGCCGCCGCGTACTTTGCCAAGGAGTCCGGCTGAAGTACGCCGTTATCAGCAAACTGTCGGTGGAGTACCCGGTACGGCGTCTCTGCCAGACCCTCCAGGTACATCCCAGCGGTTACTACGCCTGGCTGGCCGAGCCGAAATCCGCGCGTGCCAAGGAAGATCAGCGTCTGCTCGGATTGATCAAGCATGCCTGGTTGGAAAGCGGCGGGGTCTACGGCTACCGCAAGATCCACGACGACCTGCGTGAGCTGGGCGAGTCCTGTGGCCGGCACCGTGTGGCTCGCCTGATGAGGAGAGAGGGGCTGCGCTCGCAGACCGGTTATCGCCGGCGCCCCGGGTACTACGGTGGCAAGCCGCCGGTGGCCTCGCCCAACCGTCTGGAGCGGCAGTTCAATGTCAGTGAACCGAACAAGGTCTGGGTCACCGACATCACTTACATCCGCACGTATGAGGGCTGGTTGTACTTGGCGGTGGTGCTGGATCTGTTTTCTCGCCAAGTGATCGGCTGGTCGATGAAGCCTCGGATGTGCAGCGATCTGGCCATCGATGCGTTGCTGATGGCGGTGTGGCGGCGCAAGCCCAAGCAGGAAGTGATGATCCATTCCGACCAGGGCAGCCAGTTCAGCAGCTCGGACTGGCAGAGTTTCCTCAAGGCCAACAACCTGATCAGCAGCATGAGTCGACGCGGTAACTGTCACGACAACGCGGTCGCGGAAAGCTTTTTCCAGTTGCTGAAGCGGGAACGCATCCGACGGAAAACCTACGGAACCCGCGAAGAAGCCCGCAGTGATGTGTTCGATTACATCGAGATGTTCTATAACCCCAAGCGCCGGCACAGCAGCGCTATGCAGCTATCGCCAGTGGAGTTTGAAAAGCGCTATTTCCAGAGCTTGGAGAGTGTCTAG